From one Shewanella sp. GD04112 genomic stretch:
- a CDS encoding phosphate/phosphite/phosphonate ABC transporter substrate-binding protein: MAQFSRLCVKAAPNNAIKWQFIYLIILVMAWVSPTYAQDSNPPDTPKPTLIFGVVPQQSATQLAKLWPPILAALSENANYQLQFATAPDIPTFERRLKAGEYDIAYMNPYHYVVFHDSPGYLALAREKDKKLKGLLVVRKDSPIKSLAQLEGKTLAFPAPAAFAASVLPRAHLQQANLNVQVKYVGSHDSVYLAVLQGLVDAGGGVQRTFNNLSEAQKQQLTVLWQTPTYTPHAIATHPRVSAAQRQMLLERLMALSTTAQGKALLESVDFSAFTAAEDQDWDDVRSLKLGSLTKPLGEK, encoded by the coding sequence ATGGCTCAGTTTTCTAGATTGTGCGTCAAGGCAGCGCCTAACAATGCCATAAAATGGCAGTTTATCTATCTGATAATCTTAGTAATGGCTTGGGTATCGCCGACTTATGCGCAGGATAGCAATCCCCCTGATACCCCAAAACCGACGCTGATTTTTGGTGTAGTACCCCAGCAGTCGGCGACTCAACTCGCAAAGCTGTGGCCGCCGATCCTCGCCGCCTTGTCTGAAAATGCAAATTATCAATTGCAATTTGCAACGGCACCCGACATTCCCACCTTTGAGCGGCGGCTCAAGGCAGGGGAATACGATATTGCCTATATGAATCCCTACCACTATGTGGTGTTTCATGACAGCCCGGGATATTTGGCCTTAGCGCGTGAAAAGGATAAAAAGCTCAAAGGCTTGCTTGTGGTACGCAAGGATTCTCCCATCAAATCGTTAGCCCAATTAGAGGGAAAAACCTTGGCTTTTCCGGCACCCGCGGCATTTGCGGCCAGTGTGCTACCAAGGGCACATCTGCAACAGGCCAATCTTAATGTGCAGGTAAAATATGTAGGCTCCCATGACTCAGTATATTTAGCCGTGCTGCAAGGGCTTGTAGATGCGGGGGGCGGCGTTCAGCGCACCTTTAATAATCTTAGTGAAGCGCAAAAACAGCAATTAACGGTATTGTGGCAAACGCCGACCTATACGCCCCATGCTATTGCAACGCATCCACGAGTCTCGGCGGCGCAGCGTCAAATGCTACTCGAGCGGTTAATGGCACTCTCGACAACAGCGCAGGGCAAAGCCTTATTAGAATCGGTGGACTTTTCAGCGTTTACCGCGGCAGAAGATCAGGATTGGGATGATGTCCGCTCGCTCAAACTCGGCTCCTTAACCAAACCGCTCGGGGAGAAATAG
- a CDS encoding sigma-54 dependent transcriptional regulator, with translation MNYSALLVEDSMSLGALYTEYLRAEDINVTHVHYGADALKELSNWQPDLLILDIKLPDMSGLDILKQVQQSHPHISTIMITAHGSIDIAIDAMRSGAFDFLVKPFDAKRLSITVRNALKQKQLLELVTQYENSLPKGHYQGFIGDSLAMQSVYKTIDCVANSKASVFIMGESGTGKEVCAQAIHQVGNRADKPFIALNCASIPKELIESEIFGHCKGAFTGAHNNRDGAATRADGGTLFLDEICEMDLELQSKLLRFIQTGTFQRVGGSKEEHVDIRFISATNREPWEEVKLGHFREDLFYRLHVIPIELPPLRARGNDVLLLAKQLLKTYSKEEGKKFIDFNPQAAAMLQAYDWPGNVRQLQNVIRQIVVLNDASHVEPSMFPTPLKPLAQPQTKVQLQTKMQVETTKVDIDTPVQVVSRELSADSTQEAHTHTAEQQRIQPLWLTEKQTIEGAIALCDGNVPKAAALLDISPSTIYRKRMTWEEQAERSS, from the coding sequence ATGAATTATTCAGCATTATTGGTTGAAGACAGTATGTCACTCGGTGCGCTCTATACGGAGTATTTACGCGCGGAGGACATTAACGTAACCCATGTGCATTACGGCGCGGATGCCCTAAAGGAATTGTCGAACTGGCAGCCTGATCTGTTAATTCTCGATATTAAGCTGCCGGATATGTCGGGTCTCGACATTCTTAAGCAAGTGCAGCAGAGTCATCCCCATATCAGCACCATTATGATCACCGCCCACGGCAGCATCGATATTGCCATTGATGCGATGCGCTCAGGGGCGTTCGACTTTTTAGTTAAACCCTTCGATGCCAAGCGACTATCAATAACGGTGCGTAATGCCCTTAAACAAAAGCAATTACTCGAGCTTGTGACTCAGTATGAAAACAGCTTGCCAAAGGGTCATTACCAAGGGTTTATCGGCGATTCGCTGGCGATGCAGAGCGTGTACAAAACCATTGATTGTGTCGCCAACAGTAAGGCATCGGTTTTTATTATGGGGGAGAGTGGTACGGGTAAAGAAGTCTGCGCCCAGGCCATTCACCAAGTCGGTAATCGCGCCGACAAACCCTTTATCGCCTTAAACTGCGCATCAATCCCGAAAGAACTGATTGAAAGCGAAATTTTTGGCCACTGCAAAGGGGCATTCACCGGCGCCCATAACAATCGGGATGGCGCCGCGACTCGAGCCGACGGCGGCACCTTGTTCCTCGACGAAATCTGCGAAATGGATTTAGAACTGCAGAGCAAGTTACTGCGGTTTATCCAAACAGGGACCTTTCAACGGGTGGGCGGCTCTAAAGAAGAGCATGTGGATATTCGTTTTATCAGTGCCACCAATCGCGAGCCCTGGGAAGAAGTCAAACTTGGGCATTTCCGTGAGGATTTGTTTTATCGCCTGCATGTTATTCCCATCGAACTGCCGCCCCTGCGCGCACGGGGGAATGATGTGCTCTTGCTGGCCAAACAATTATTAAAAACCTACAGCAAAGAAGAAGGTAAAAAGTTTATCGACTTTAATCCTCAGGCTGCAGCCATGTTGCAAGCCTATGATTGGCCAGGCAATGTAAGGCAACTACAGAACGTGATCCGTCAGATTGTGGTACTCAATGACGCAAGCCATGTTGAGCCAAGTATGTTCCCCACACCGCTAAAGCCGCTAGCACAGCCTCAAACAAAAGTTCAGCTGCAGACTAAGATGCAGGTCGAAACGACAAAAGTGGACATTGATACACCCGTTCAAGTGGTGAGCCGCGAATTATCGGCAGATTCCACGCAAGAGGCGCATACACATACTGCTGAGCAACAGCGGATCCAACCGCTTTGGTTAACCGAGAAGCAAACGATAGAAGGGGCGATAGCCCTGTGTGATGGTAATGTCCCTAAAGCGGCCGCACTGCTGGATATCAGTCCATCGACCATTTATCGCAAACGTATGACATGGGAAGAACAAGCGGAACGTTCAAGCTAA
- a CDS encoding PAS domain S-box protein, with amino-acid sequence MSFRLKTILGIALIEGLLLFLLVYTSINYLKLSNQSQIEKRAETTLTLFSVAAQDAVISNDLATLHSLIQELLSHSEVLYVTVSDQSRILAYGGADKYIQVSHQADKHLDQVKDGIFDLEYPIEVNGYLFGKVNMGFETQSLENLVNTVTQQILSIAGVEMLLVALFSLLLGHYLTRNLTQLTSASKRILAGEIGVRVPVKGKDEIAQMTRAFNNMVDKVDARTKALEAANIRLNTILESAVDGFVIINEFGIITDINPAVSRLFGYAHNELIGQNVSIFMPFDQRPLHDGYIQQYFTTHVAKIIGTSRELTAQRKDGQLFPIALSVSQMSIDNRAMFIGLVKDLSEAKRKEIAAAKTESVLLATLAASQDCLITIDMSGKVIEFNLAATRLFGYSREEAVGALLEDLIIPEDKQQGHKRGIERYRRTGEGKMLNKRVELLARCKAGNLIPIELEVVPIQLGDEVLFTAFLRDISERKANEQKLQQAKEQAEQGSKVKSRFLATMSHEIRSPLNAILGGVELLLDSSLSKDQRIHANIAREAGSALLHTINDILDFSKIEAGQMVLESHEFEPDKLVAQVLQILEPKAFEKGLELVSFVNRNVPRTVVGDQQRLRQVLHNLVDNAIKFTASGTITVEMWIPDNHQTEVQLYCRVTDSGIGISAEAQSKLFKEFSQVHDTHNTNYKGTGLGLAICSELITMMGGTIELQSELGQGSRFTFYVSLQLLEGNFCHSHYFPAHSRVLLAHHDATWLSLVSKQYSQYGVETVEVMDWPSIKRAKKIKGQFNLILLDEGFFLDVNEQDVNRLRQAHLTADGSMVALVSGMSTEITHSLATLGLDQVVNKPLSRAMQLALLSKDALANEFEEEYVAQEKFQGHILLAEDSPANQIIAGTMLTKAGFDITYACNGLEAVKLVAEKPFDLVLMDVRMPEMDGLEATEVILQNHPEQVILAMSANVMKEEIEHCYRVGMKDFIAKPVKQKTLLHAIQKWLPNAVVSLPSSHKPAENSANLLDEPLLAELEQTLGKASLSNMMTIFCDELAQRLNQLSELDSTQVDEIEDQAHTLKSSSGSFGATALFLLAQKLEACARQQQLGAIPELMAQIYVLGKQTHSLLTERFIQ; translated from the coding sequence GTGTCGTTTAGACTGAAAACAATTTTAGGGATCGCCTTAATCGAAGGTTTATTACTGTTTTTGCTGGTGTATACCAGCATTAACTACCTTAAGTTGTCTAATCAGTCGCAAATTGAAAAACGGGCCGAAACCACGTTAACACTGTTCTCTGTGGCGGCGCAGGATGCGGTGATCAGTAACGATCTGGCGACATTACATTCGTTAATTCAAGAGCTGTTAAGCCACAGCGAAGTCTTGTATGTAACAGTGTCTGATCAGAGCCGCATTTTGGCCTATGGCGGCGCCGATAAATACATTCAGGTTTCGCATCAAGCGGATAAACATCTGGATCAAGTCAAAGATGGGATCTTCGATCTCGAATATCCCATTGAAGTCAATGGCTATCTGTTCGGCAAAGTGAACATGGGGTTTGAGACCCAGAGCCTTGAAAATCTGGTTAATACGGTGACACAACAGATCCTCTCAATCGCTGGGGTTGAAATGTTGCTGGTGGCCTTGTTTTCATTGCTGCTTGGGCATTACCTCACCCGTAACTTAACTCAGCTAACCAGCGCCTCTAAACGCATTCTCGCGGGCGAGATTGGGGTGAGGGTGCCTGTCAAAGGCAAGGATGAAATCGCCCAGATGACCCGCGCCTTTAACAATATGGTCGATAAAGTCGATGCCAGAACCAAGGCATTAGAGGCGGCAAATATCCGTCTCAACACCATTCTTGAGTCGGCGGTCGATGGCTTTGTGATCATCAATGAATTCGGCATCATTACCGACATCAACCCCGCCGTCAGTCGACTCTTTGGTTATGCCCATAATGAACTGATTGGCCAGAATGTATCGATTTTTATGCCGTTCGACCAAAGGCCATTGCACGATGGTTACATTCAGCAGTACTTCACAACCCATGTTGCCAAAATCATCGGCACCAGCCGCGAGTTAACGGCGCAACGTAAGGACGGTCAGCTATTTCCTATCGCCTTATCCGTGTCGCAAATGAGCATCGACAATCGGGCGATGTTTATCGGTTTAGTCAAAGACTTATCCGAAGCGAAACGCAAAGAAATCGCCGCAGCGAAAACCGAGTCAGTGTTGCTTGCCACCTTAGCGGCGAGCCAAGATTGCTTAATAACCATCGATATGTCGGGCAAAGTCATTGAATTTAACCTCGCGGCCACCAGACTGTTTGGTTATAGCCGCGAGGAAGCTGTCGGCGCCTTATTGGAGGATTTAATTATCCCCGAAGACAAACAACAGGGGCATAAGCGAGGCATTGAACGTTATCGCCGCACTGGCGAAGGGAAAATGCTCAATAAGCGGGTCGAATTACTCGCGCGCTGCAAGGCTGGAAATCTAATCCCTATCGAGCTTGAGGTGGTACCGATCCAACTCGGGGATGAAGTGCTGTTTACGGCATTTTTACGGGATATTTCTGAGCGCAAAGCCAACGAGCAAAAACTACAGCAGGCAAAAGAACAAGCCGAGCAGGGCAGTAAAGTGAAGTCGCGTTTCTTAGCCACCATGAGCCATGAGATCCGCTCACCGCTGAACGCAATTTTAGGCGGGGTGGAATTGTTGCTCGACTCATCCTTAAGCAAAGATCAACGCATTCACGCCAATATCGCGCGGGAAGCGGGCAGTGCTTTGCTGCATACCATTAACGATATCTTGGACTTTTCGAAGATTGAAGCCGGGCAGATGGTGCTCGAGTCCCATGAGTTTGAGCCAGATAAACTGGTTGCTCAAGTGCTGCAAATTCTTGAGCCCAAAGCCTTCGAAAAGGGGTTAGAGCTGGTCAGTTTTGTGAATCGAAATGTGCCAAGAACCGTGGTTGGCGATCAGCAGCGCTTACGCCAAGTGCTGCATAACCTCGTCGATAATGCGATTAAGTTTACTGCATCCGGCACCATCACAGTGGAAATGTGGATCCCCGATAATCACCAAACCGAGGTGCAACTCTATTGCCGTGTCACAGACTCTGGTATTGGTATCTCTGCGGAGGCGCAAAGCAAACTATTCAAAGAATTTAGCCAAGTACACGATACCCATAACACAAACTACAAGGGTACGGGCCTAGGTTTGGCCATCTGTAGCGAGCTTATCACTATGATGGGCGGCACGATCGAGCTGCAAAGTGAGCTTGGTCAGGGAAGTCGCTTTACTTTTTATGTGTCTTTGCAATTGCTTGAGGGAAATTTCTGCCACAGTCATTATTTCCCCGCCCATTCTCGGGTTCTGCTCGCCCACCATGATGCAACTTGGCTATCGCTCGTCTCGAAACAATATTCGCAATACGGGGTAGAGACGGTTGAAGTGATGGACTGGCCATCAATCAAACGGGCGAAAAAAATAAAAGGTCAATTCAACCTAATTTTGCTCGATGAAGGCTTCTTTTTGGATGTAAACGAACAGGATGTCAATCGATTAAGGCAAGCGCATTTAACCGCCGATGGTTCTATGGTGGCCTTGGTATCGGGAATGAGCACCGAAATAACCCATTCACTCGCCACGTTAGGGTTAGATCAAGTCGTCAATAAGCCCCTAAGCCGCGCCATGCAGTTAGCACTCTTGAGTAAAGATGCGCTGGCGAATGAGTTTGAAGAGGAGTATGTGGCCCAAGAGAAATTCCAAGGCCATATCCTCCTCGCCGAAGACAGTCCCGCGAACCAAATTATTGCCGGAACCATGCTCACCAAGGCGGGGTTTGATATCACTTATGCCTGCAACGGGCTTGAAGCGGTTAAGTTGGTCGCCGAAAAGCCCTTCGATCTCGTCTTGATGGATGTACGTATGCCCGAGATGGATGGACTCGAGGCCACGGAAGTCATCCTGCAAAATCACCCTGAGCAAGTTATTCTGGCGATGTCGGCCAATGTGATGAAAGAAGAGATAGAGCATTGCTATCGAGTCGGGATGAAGGACTTTATCGCTAAGCCCGTCAAACAAAAAACCTTACTGCATGCCATTCAAAAATGGTTGCCCAATGCCGTTGTCAGCTTACCAAGCTCACATAAACCCGCTGAAAACTCAGCGAATTTACTCGATGAACCACTCCTAGCGGAGCTTGAACAAACCTTAGGTAAAGCGAGTCTATCGAACATGATGACGATCTTCTGTGATGAATTGGCGCAGCGGCTTAATCAGTTAAGCGAACTCGATTCGACGCAAGTGGACGAGATTGAAGATCAAGCGCACACTCTAAAAAGCAGTTCAGGCAGTTTTGGGGCGACGGCGCTGTTCTTATTAGCTCAGAAATTAGAAGCCTGTGCCCGTCAGCAACAGCTCGGTGCCATTCCCGAGCTGATGGCACAGATTTATGTCCTTGGAAAACAGACTCACAGCCTATTAACGGAACGATTTATTCAATAG